In the Anaerosporomusa subterranea genome, one interval contains:
- a CDS encoding helix-turn-helix domain-containing protein → MFKKALSCALVIMFLFSQIPVYAADPNEMPGKPTVSNRIAGYMYIPAGTVVNCELITPMDSGKTKTGERILFKTSDNIIVNNLTVIPRGSMGEGVVTKVKKAGGFGSGGAVEFQAKHIKAINNVEVPATFKMNESGGSKSGWVVPSFLLVSVFAGFIQGSNQKIPASTPFQVIVSTDTDLGGTKEELEQVVASQNTMTVSQVREQTAKKAADNAIQTAKAFPEIMTVEQLAEYLQIDRTAVDDLLKTGAIKSTTIGNSVRIKKKDVDAYLGS, encoded by the coding sequence TTGTTTAAAAAAGCTCTTTCTTGCGCACTCGTGATCATGTTCCTATTTTCTCAGATTCCCGTTTACGCGGCCGATCCTAACGAAATGCCCGGTAAGCCAACGGTATCTAATCGCATCGCTGGGTATATGTACATACCCGCTGGCACAGTAGTCAATTGCGAACTTATTACTCCGATGGACTCAGGAAAAACCAAAACAGGTGAGAGAATTTTGTTCAAAACGTCTGACAACATTATCGTGAATAACCTTACCGTCATCCCTCGCGGATCTATGGGAGAAGGTGTTGTAACTAAAGTTAAGAAGGCTGGTGGCTTTGGATCTGGCGGCGCCGTCGAGTTTCAAGCCAAACATATTAAAGCAATTAACAACGTCGAAGTCCCGGCAACTTTTAAAATGAATGAATCCGGTGGAAGTAAAAGCGGATGGGTTGTACCTTCATTTCTTCTTGTCTCCGTCTTTGCTGGATTTATCCAGGGCAGCAATCAAAAGATACCCGCAAGCACCCCATTCCAGGTTATCGTCTCCACTGATACCGATTTAGGTGGGACCAAGGAAGAATTAGAGCAAGTAGTCGCCAGTCAAAACACGATGACTGTTTCGCAGGTTCGTGAACAAACCGCCAAAAAGGCTGCAGATAATGCCATACAGACTGCTAAAGCTTTCCCTGAGATCATGACGGTTGAACAACTCGCCGAGTACCTGCAAATTGATCGGACGGCAGTAGACGATTTATTAAAAACTGGCGCAATCAAAAGCACTACTATTGGCAACAGCGTTAGGATTAAGAAGAAAGACGTAGACGCTTACTTAGGAAGCTGA
- a CDS encoding PH domain-containing protein, giving the protein MGLLDSLLGNASEVNISEIQSEYEQILAANERIEKAYRLTRDMYIFTDKRLILVDKQGMTGKKVEYHSIPYRSITHFSIETAGNFDLDAELKIWVSGASIPIERKFNKSLNIYHLQSVLAQYVLK; this is encoded by the coding sequence ATGGGGTTGCTAGATAGCCTGTTAGGCAATGCGTCTGAGGTAAATATCTCAGAGATTCAGTCAGAGTATGAGCAAATACTTGCAGCCAATGAAAGAATAGAAAAAGCATATCGGCTTACCCGTGACATGTACATATTTACTGACAAGAGGCTGATACTAGTTGATAAGCAAGGGATGACCGGAAAGAAAGTCGAGTACCACTCCATACCTTACAGAAGTATAACTCACTTTTCTATTGAGACCGCCGGAAACTTTGACCTTGATGCTGAGTTGAAGATCTGGGTATCCGGAGCTTCAATTCCAATTGAAAGAAAGTTTAATAAGAGCCTAAACATCTATCACTTGCAGAGTGTATTAGCTCAATATGTATTGAAATAG